The following are from one region of the Rosistilla carotiformis genome:
- a CDS encoding HdeD family acid-resistance protein, whose translation MSTTSDQPAPIRNDNPILNAIGANWWVLLIRGILLIVLGIYALVNPGLTLLAWAFMIGCFLIADGVLAIVAALAGWTQSRGWTVLRGVLAIVAGAFAAGHPALIGAVAALTVVLLIAAGSIFSGILEIVVAIRERKAIEGEGWMILDGVFSILFGVVLAMAPLFTASLLIRISGGFAILFGLVAIYCSFQFRKLKSL comes from the coding sequence ATGTCCACAACCAGCGATCAACCGGCCCCCATCCGCAACGACAATCCGATCCTCAACGCAATCGGAGCCAACTGGTGGGTGCTGCTCATCCGCGGCATCCTGTTGATCGTGCTGGGGATTTACGCATTGGTGAATCCCGGTCTGACCTTGCTGGCCTGGGCGTTTATGATCGGTTGCTTCTTGATCGCCGATGGTGTCTTGGCAATTGTCGCGGCGCTTGCAGGTTGGACCCAGTCGCGTGGCTGGACCGTGCTGCGTGGCGTGTTGGCGATTGTCGCTGGAGCCTTTGCTGCCGGGCATCCGGCGTTGATTGGCGCCGTTGCGGCGCTGACGGTTGTGTTGTTGATCGCCGCGGGTTCGATCTTCAGCGGGATCCTGGAGATTGTCGTCGCGATTCGCGAACGCAAAGCGATCGAGGGAGAGGGATGGATGATCCTAGACGGTGTGTTTTCGATCTTGTTTGGCGTCGTTCTCGCGATGGCCCCGCTGTTCACTGCCAGTTTGCTGATCCGAATCAGTGGCGGCTTTGCCATTTTGTTTGGCCTCGTCGCGATCTATTGCAGCTTCCAATTCCGCAAACTCAAGAGCCTCTGA
- a CDS encoding SufE family protein has product MQTITPDELREEFQEINDYDERLEYIIEFADGLPQMAAEHRVEPNRVQGCVSNVWLVASQRPGESADDSPIVDFEADSDAVITRGLIAIIVALLSGKSAKEILAIDIDGLFTELDLQGHLTRSRSNGLRSMVRRVRELAEAAL; this is encoded by the coding sequence ATGCAAACGATTACCCCCGACGAACTGCGGGAAGAATTTCAAGAGATCAACGACTACGACGAACGGCTCGAATACATCATCGAGTTCGCTGATGGGCTGCCGCAAATGGCGGCGGAACATCGCGTCGAACCGAATCGCGTGCAGGGTTGTGTCAGCAACGTTTGGTTGGTTGCCAGCCAACGCCCCGGCGAATCGGCGGACGATTCGCCGATCGTCGACTTCGAAGCCGATAGCGACGCGGTGATCACGCGCGGGCTGATCGCGATCATCGTCGCGTTGTTGAGTGGCAAGTCGGCGAAGGAGATCCTGGCGATCGACATCGATGGGCTGTTCACCGAATTGGATCTGCAGGGGCATCTGACCCGATCGCGCAGCAATGGGCTGCGGTCGATGGTTCGCCGCGTTCGCGAACTGGCGGAAGCCGCGTTGTAG
- a CDS encoding RidA family protein, with amino-acid sequence MKPFQAIHNPDVPISHLPFSPAVRVGQFVFVSGQASVDETGKLVPDSFAGEMRRSMENIRKVLAGAGLTLGDVVQTRNYVGAQEDLAEFNQIYAEYFEKPYPARTTLMGCLGTLLKFEIDVVAVAPTEAS; translated from the coding sequence ATGAAACCATTCCAGGCAATCCACAATCCCGACGTGCCTATCAGTCACCTGCCGTTCAGCCCGGCGGTTCGAGTTGGACAATTCGTCTTTGTCTCTGGGCAGGCGTCGGTCGATGAGACCGGCAAACTGGTTCCCGATTCATTCGCTGGCGAAATGCGACGTAGCATGGAGAACATCCGCAAGGTCCTCGCCGGCGCGGGACTGACGCTCGGCGACGTCGTGCAAACACGCAATTACGTGGGCGCCCAAGAGGACCTCGCGGAGTTCAATCAGATCTACGCTGAATACTTTGAGAAGCCGTATCCAGCGCGGACCACATTGATGGGCTGCTTGGGGACGCTACTGAAATTCGAAATTGACGTCGTGGCTGTCGCGCCCACCGAAGCGTCGTAA
- the pyrE gene encoding orotate phosphoribosyltransferase, translated as MSADYDREALKALVSEFALQTGTFTLASGKTASYYLDCRQITLHPQGANQIAAGMLAMLGDRVNQISAVGGMAIGADPITASIVTLAGQKGLPLRGFMVRKEPKGHGAGRQVEGPVAAGQSVYIVEDVITSGGSALLAVDAAEAFGLNVLGVLGIIDRLAGGEAKFAERGLKLETLLTIRDFGIEPE; from the coding sequence ATGTCAGCTGATTACGACCGCGAAGCCCTCAAAGCACTCGTCAGTGAATTTGCCCTGCAAACCGGAACCTTCACGTTGGCCAGTGGGAAAACTGCTTCTTATTACCTCGATTGCCGGCAAATCACGCTGCATCCCCAAGGGGCCAATCAGATCGCTGCGGGCATGCTGGCGATGTTGGGTGACCGCGTGAACCAGATCTCGGCAGTCGGTGGAATGGCGATTGGTGCCGATCCAATCACCGCGTCGATCGTCACACTGGCGGGGCAGAAAGGGCTGCCGCTGCGTGGGTTTATGGTTCGCAAGGAGCCAAAGGGGCACGGCGCTGGGCGTCAGGTCGAAGGCCCCGTCGCGGCAGGACAAAGTGTTTATATCGTTGAAGATGTGATCACCAGCGGCGGCAGCGCGCTGTTGGCTGTCGACGCTGCTGAGGCCTTCGGTTTGAACGTCCTTGGTGTGCTGGGGATCATTGATCGCTTGGCGGGGGGGGAAGCAAAGTTTGCCGAGCGTGGCTTGAAGCTCGAAACGCTGTTGACCATCCGCGACTTCGGAATCGAACCCGAATAA
- a CDS encoding FmdB family zinc ribbon protein, translated as MPIYEYQCESCGHAVEVLLRRFDEQPECPDCGGSKLDKLMSVPASPSTGGGGQLPVASSGEACGMPRCCGGGCQM; from the coding sequence ATGCCGATCTACGAATATCAATGTGAAAGCTGCGGACACGCCGTCGAAGTTCTGCTGCGTCGGTTCGACGAGCAGCCCGAATGTCCCGACTGTGGTGGAAGCAAGTTGGACAAACTGATGAGCGTCCCCGCGTCCCCTTCGACCGGTGGTGGCGGACAATTGCCCGTGGCAAGCTCCGGTGAAGCGTGTGGAATGCCGCGCTGCTGTGGCGGCGGATGTCAAATGTAA
- a CDS encoding DUF5077 domain-containing protein — translation MMALLRSCMTTAGILIMACSVGLADDSTGTPSTTKESWGKIVWKPSSLELHVESLPKDRKISFPRLNNQMKSLHFEGESPEQTKLTFRPEPETWDIGFPKDVDPQGRVVVFETIEPVLWAKQPHRVSQSEDGSITLPAHHAVTHGVLLRYEPQSHKNTIGYWANAKDWAQWQVQIARPMEFQVEVLQGCGKGHGGSTVAIELAGQTCQFTVEDTGHFQNFKPRNVGTLRVESPGDYSLDVRAIEKVKGAVCDIRQIRLIPVP, via the coding sequence ATGATGGCACTTTTACGCAGCTGCATGACGACGGCGGGCATTCTGATCATGGCGTGTAGCGTCGGGCTGGCCGATGACTCGACGGGCACGCCCTCCACGACAAAGGAGTCGTGGGGCAAGATCGTTTGGAAGCCGAGTTCGTTGGAATTGCACGTGGAGTCGTTGCCCAAGGATCGCAAGATCTCGTTCCCGCGGCTGAACAACCAGATGAAAAGCTTGCACTTTGAAGGCGAATCGCCTGAGCAGACGAAGCTGACCTTCCGCCCCGAGCCGGAAACCTGGGACATCGGATTTCCCAAGGATGTCGATCCTCAGGGGCGTGTCGTGGTTTTTGAAACGATCGAACCGGTGCTTTGGGCCAAGCAACCGCATCGAGTGTCGCAGTCCGAAGATGGGTCGATCACGCTGCCGGCACATCATGCCGTCACGCATGGCGTGTTATTGCGATACGAACCGCAGTCCCACAAAAACACGATCGGATACTGGGCCAATGCGAAAGACTGGGCTCAGTGGCAGGTGCAGATCGCCCGCCCGATGGAGTTTCAGGTGGAGGTGTTGCAGGGCTGTGGCAAGGGGCATGGCGGCAGCACTGTCGCGATCGAACTGGCTGGGCAAACGTGCCAGTTCACCGTCGAAGACACCGGTCACTTTCAGAACTTTAAACCGCGCAACGTCGGCACGCTGCGTGTCGAGTCTCCCGGCGACTATTCGCTGGACGTTCGCGCGATTGAAAAAGTCAAAGGGGCAGTCTGCGATATCCGCCAAATCCGCTTGATTCCGGTCCCGTAG
- the sucD gene encoding succinate--CoA ligase subunit alpha, which translates to MSILIDKNTRVICQGITGGAGTFHTKGCKEYGTQMVGGVTPGKSGQDVDGVPVFDTVGEAVEKTGANATMIFVPPPFAADAILEAIDAGIEVIAAITEGIPVLDMVRVFKAAKASGSVLIGPNCPGLITPGQCKIGIMPGYIHQPGNIGIMSRSGTLTYEAVWQTTNLGLGQSTCVGLGGDPIVGTSFIDLLARFQEDPQTEAILMMGEIGGSAEEEAAAFVKENVTKPVAAFIAGRTAPPGKRMGHAGAIITGGKGTATEKVAALEDAGIVVAASPADMGAAVVEAMKRHGK; encoded by the coding sequence ATGTCCATTTTGATTGACAAAAACACGCGCGTCATTTGCCAAGGCATCACTGGCGGCGCGGGAACCTTCCACACCAAAGGTTGCAAAGAATACGGCACCCAGATGGTCGGCGGTGTAACGCCGGGCAAATCGGGCCAAGACGTCGACGGCGTCCCCGTTTTCGACACGGTTGGTGAAGCTGTTGAAAAAACGGGTGCCAACGCAACGATGATCTTCGTTCCGCCGCCGTTTGCGGCCGACGCGATCCTCGAAGCGATCGACGCGGGAATCGAAGTCATCGCGGCGATCACCGAAGGCATTCCAGTGCTCGACATGGTCCGCGTCTTCAAGGCGGCCAAGGCGAGCGGTTCGGTCCTGATCGGCCCCAACTGCCCCGGTCTGATCACTCCTGGCCAGTGCAAGATCGGCATCATGCCCGGTTACATTCACCAACCAGGCAACATCGGCATCATGAGCCGCAGCGGTACGTTGACCTACGAAGCGGTTTGGCAAACGACCAACTTGGGTCTCGGCCAAAGCACCTGCGTCGGTCTCGGTGGCGATCCGATCGTCGGCACGTCGTTCATCGACCTGCTGGCTCGCTTCCAGGAAGATCCGCAGACCGAAGCGATCTTGATGATGGGCGAAATCGGTGGCTCGGCGGAAGAAGAAGCCGCGGCGTTTGTTAAAGAGAACGTCACCAAGCCAGTTGCCGCCTTCATCGCCGGTCGCACCGCACCTCCCGGAAAACGGATGGGGCACGCCGGTGCGATCATCACCGGTGGCAAGGGAACCGCGACCGAGAAGGTTGCCGCTTTAGAAGACGCCGGAATCGTTGTCGCTGCTTCGCCAGCCGACATGGGTGCGGCAGTTGTCGAAGCGATGAAACGCCACGGCAAATAG
- the sucC gene encoding ADP-forming succinate--CoA ligase subunit beta yields the protein MKIHEYQAKELFRAAGVPVLQGMVARNADEAKDAYNKLGGAIAVVKAQIHAGGRGKGTVTEKPEQHGVELVKSADDAARVAENLLGNHLVTIQTGPEGQRVNQVFVESGCNIARELYLGIVLDRAASLPVLMVSTEGGMEIEKVAEETPEKILKEHFDPHVGLESYQVRKLCKAMGISGKAARSADLFMKKICQLYVDLDCALLEVNPLVITGDDEMIALDAKVTFDDNAMFRHKDIAELRDDAEEEPSELRAAASGLSFVKLDGNIACLVNGAGLAMSTMDIIKHHGGEPANFLDVGGGANKAQVTEAFRILLADPHVKAVLVNIFGGIARCTTIADALIAASKEVGFNVPLVVRLEGTEVEEGRRMLEESDVEIINAVGLTDAAKKVVEAAGV from the coding sequence ATGAAAATCCACGAATATCAAGCGAAAGAACTGTTTCGAGCCGCTGGCGTCCCCGTGCTGCAAGGCATGGTCGCCCGCAATGCGGACGAAGCCAAAGACGCATACAACAAGCTGGGCGGCGCGATTGCGGTTGTCAAAGCTCAGATCCATGCCGGCGGTCGCGGCAAGGGTACGGTTACCGAAAAGCCGGAACAACACGGTGTTGAATTGGTCAAATCGGCCGACGACGCAGCACGCGTTGCCGAGAACCTGTTGGGCAACCACCTGGTCACGATCCAAACCGGTCCCGAAGGCCAACGCGTCAACCAAGTCTTCGTCGAATCGGGCTGCAACATCGCTCGCGAATTGTACCTCGGCATCGTCCTGGACCGCGCCGCCTCGCTGCCCGTTTTGATGGTCAGTACCGAAGGTGGTATGGAGATCGAAAAGGTCGCCGAAGAGACCCCCGAAAAGATCTTGAAGGAACACTTTGATCCGCACGTTGGATTGGAGAGCTACCAGGTCCGCAAGCTGTGCAAGGCGATGGGCATCAGCGGGAAAGCCGCCCGTTCGGCCGACCTGTTCATGAAAAAGATCTGCCAGCTTTACGTCGATCTCGATTGTGCCCTGCTGGAAGTCAACCCGTTGGTAATCACCGGCGACGACGAGATGATCGCATTGGACGCGAAGGTGACCTTCGACGACAACGCGATGTTCCGCCACAAAGACATCGCCGAACTACGCGACGATGCCGAAGAGGAACCGAGCGAATTGCGCGCTGCCGCGTCGGGGCTGAGCTTTGTCAAGCTCGATGGCAACATCGCTTGCTTGGTCAACGGAGCCGGACTGGCGATGTCGACGATGGACATCATCAAGCATCACGGTGGCGAACCCGCAAACTTCTTGGACGTTGGTGGCGGAGCGAACAAAGCCCAAGTGACCGAAGCGTTCCGAATTCTGTTGGCCGATCCCCACGTCAAAGCGGTACTGGTCAACATCTTCGGCGGCATCGCCCGTTGCACGACGATTGCCGATGCGTTGATCGCGGCCAGCAAAGAGGTCGGATTCAACGTGCCTTTGGTCGTTCGATTGGAAGGGACCGAAGTCGAAGAAGGTCGACGGATGCTCGAAGAAAGCGATGTCGAAATCATCAATGCCGTCGGCCTGACCGATGCTGCAAAGAAGGTTGTCGAGGCGGCAGGCGTCTAA
- the glpQ gene encoding glycerophosphodiester phosphodiesterase has translation MGNGSPIEHAKIVIAHRGASGYLPEHTLPAKAFAYAVGSDFLEQDVVLSKDDVPLVLHDVHLDTVTDVRQRFPDRARDDGRFYAIDLTLDELKSLSVCERFDPSTGQAIFPNRFPKGLSQFRIATLAEELELIQGLNDSTGRDVGIYTEIKRPAWHRQQGKDISRITLAVLNQYGYSDRSDNVYVQCFDAAENRRMRDELDCQMRLVQLLEDDDWGRTTADYDLAAAETDLQTIAQYADAIGPSMNVVVVPHASRQGYRCTPLVELAHRCGLKVHPWTLRADALPEYVDSFERLIEIALFEADADGVFSDFPDVTVATRDRLFQAT, from the coding sequence ATGGGTAACGGATCGCCGATCGAACACGCAAAGATTGTGATCGCTCACCGCGGCGCATCGGGCTATCTGCCCGAGCACACATTGCCGGCCAAGGCGTTCGCTTACGCTGTCGGTTCCGACTTTCTGGAACAGGACGTCGTCCTCAGCAAAGACGACGTGCCGCTGGTTTTGCACGACGTCCACCTAGATACCGTAACCGACGTCCGTCAGCGATTTCCCGACCGAGCCCGCGACGATGGGCGTTTTTATGCGATCGATCTGACGCTCGACGAATTGAAGTCGTTGTCGGTTTGCGAACGCTTCGATCCGTCGACCGGCCAAGCCATCTTTCCCAACCGGTTCCCGAAGGGGCTGTCGCAGTTTCGGATCGCAACGCTGGCCGAAGAGTTGGAGCTGATCCAGGGGCTCAACGACAGCACCGGTCGCGACGTTGGGATCTATACGGAGATCAAACGGCCGGCTTGGCATCGCCAGCAGGGGAAAGACATCAGCCGGATCACGTTGGCGGTGCTGAACCAATACGGCTACAGCGATCGATCGGACAACGTCTACGTCCAGTGTTTTGATGCGGCGGAAAACCGTCGGATGCGCGACGAACTCGACTGCCAAATGCGGTTGGTGCAGTTGCTGGAAGACGACGACTGGGGGCGAACCACCGCGGACTACGACCTCGCCGCGGCGGAGACCGACCTGCAGACGATCGCTCAATACGCCGATGCGATCGGTCCTTCGATGAACGTTGTCGTCGTTCCCCATGCCAGTCGCCAAGGGTATCGGTGCACGCCGTTGGTCGAATTGGCTCATCGCTGTGGTTTGAAGGTCCATCCGTGGACATTGCGAGCCGATGCGCTGCCCGAATATGTCGACAGCTTCGAGCGGTTGATCGAGATCGCGTTGTTCGAAGCCGATGCCGACGGGGTCTTCAGCGATTTTCCCGACGTGACCGTCGCGACGCGAGATCGTTTATTCCAAGCCACGTAG
- a CDS encoding Na+/H+ antiporter NhaA, whose translation MESSRSNSAKRIDLSFFFENSLFLVLGAAIALIWANVANSYASDGYNAFVHWDIAHFLGFGHGDAHGGEAGGHHGFTIHFLVNDILMAMFFAIAAKEVWEALLPGGPLSNLRKAATPLLATLGGVAGPALIYLAGTTLLGRNDTLGAGWAVPCATDIAFSLLVARMIFGGGHAAISFLLLLAIADDAIGLMILAVFYPSAETNFAWLGFTVAAIASGMAMNRAGVRNFWWYLAIPGVLSWVSFYMAGIHAALGLVPIIPTLPHAKTDLGFFAKGEDARTDTLNAFEHWWKHPVELILGMFALVNAGVVFSSVGTGTGLVLLGLFVGKPLGIGLMTLLAVRSFKLEMPEGMNMRHVIVLGCIASLGFTVALFVSTAAFPTPGPIQDSVKMGALMSFLAPVTAFAMAWVLGIRPACFGERKRAAATRAHKQPKAHKQHAL comes from the coding sequence ATGGAATCTTCTCGATCCAATAGCGCCAAACGAATCGATCTAAGTTTTTTCTTTGAAAACTCGCTGTTTCTAGTCCTTGGCGCGGCGATCGCGCTGATATGGGCCAATGTCGCCAACAGCTACGCTTCGGACGGCTACAACGCATTTGTACACTGGGACATCGCCCACTTTTTGGGCTTCGGCCACGGAGATGCTCACGGCGGCGAAGCGGGCGGGCATCACGGCTTCACGATCCATTTCTTGGTAAACGACATTTTGATGGCGATGTTCTTTGCCATCGCCGCGAAGGAAGTTTGGGAAGCGTTACTGCCGGGCGGACCGCTGTCGAATCTTCGCAAAGCGGCCACGCCACTGTTGGCAACGCTCGGTGGCGTCGCCGGTCCCGCACTGATCTATTTGGCCGGCACCACGTTGCTGGGGCGCAACGACACGCTCGGCGCAGGCTGGGCTGTTCCTTGTGCAACCGACATCGCATTCAGCCTGCTGGTCGCTCGAATGATCTTCGGCGGTGGACACGCAGCGATCTCGTTTCTGTTGTTGTTAGCGATTGCCGACGACGCGATTGGCCTGATGATTCTGGCAGTCTTTTATCCATCGGCCGAAACGAATTTCGCCTGGCTTGGATTCACCGTCGCCGCCATTGCTTCGGGGATGGCGATGAACCGCGCCGGTGTCCGTAACTTCTGGTGGTACCTGGCGATTCCTGGTGTCCTCAGCTGGGTCTCGTTCTACATGGCTGGCATCCACGCCGCGTTGGGATTGGTTCCCATCATCCCCACCTTGCCTCATGCGAAGACCGACCTTGGCTTCTTTGCCAAAGGCGAAGACGCGCGGACCGATACTTTGAACGCCTTTGAACACTGGTGGAAGCATCCGGTCGAACTGATCTTGGGCATGTTTGCCTTGGTCAACGCGGGAGTCGTCTTCAGTAGCGTCGGAACCGGCACGGGCCTCGTTCTGCTGGGACTGTTTGTCGGCAAGCCGCTTGGTATCGGCCTGATGACTCTGCTGGCCGTTCGATCGTTCAAGCTGGAGATGCCCGAAGGAATGAACATGCGACATGTCATCGTCCTGGGCTGCATCGCCAGCCTCGGATTCACCGTCGCGTTGTTCGTCTCGACGGCAGCCTTCCCAACGCCCGGACCGATTCAAGATTCGGTCAAGATGGGTGCGTTGATGAGCTTCCTGGCTCCGGTAACTGCCTTTGCGATGGCGTGGGTATTGGGGATTCGCCCGGCCTGCTTCGGAGAGCGAAAACGAGCCGCAGCAACGCGAGCTCACAAGCAACCGAAGGCTCACAAGCAACACGCCCTATAA
- a CDS encoding phosphoribosylanthranilate isomerase — MFRIKICGVRAAEDVRAAEAAGADCIGLNFYPPSVRYLQPEAAAQLVGVAPTLQSAGVFVNEPVDRVREIAAAVKLDWVQLHGDETLQTGSDLIAAGLSVIRAVRLPTTELTAATIDAIVLPWADIGARILLDADGGPQFGGSGQRLDWDGIGRWAAQTSLNDWILAGGLNPDNVGDAIRRSGAAAVDVASGTESAPGQKDPAKIAAFVDNAKAAWA; from the coding sequence CGCGCGGCCGAAGACGTTCGCGCGGCAGAAGCCGCCGGCGCCGATTGCATCGGACTGAACTTCTATCCTCCCAGCGTTCGCTATCTGCAGCCCGAAGCCGCTGCGCAACTGGTTGGTGTCGCGCCGACGCTGCAAAGCGCCGGCGTGTTCGTCAATGAACCAGTCGATCGGGTCCGAGAGATCGCCGCGGCGGTGAAGCTCGACTGGGTGCAACTGCACGGCGACGAGACGCTTCAAACCGGCAGCGATCTGATCGCCGCTGGCCTTTCGGTGATCCGAGCGGTTCGATTGCCGACGACGGAGCTGACGGCCGCGACGATCGACGCGATCGTCTTGCCGTGGGCGGATATCGGAGCCCGGATCCTGTTGGATGCCGATGGCGGTCCACAATTTGGTGGCTCCGGCCAACGGCTCGACTGGGACGGCATCGGACGCTGGGCTGCTCAGACGTCTCTTAACGACTGGATCCTGGCCGGCGGACTGAATCCCGATAACGTCGGTGATGCGATTCGTCGCAGTGGTGCCGCAGCAGTCGATGTCGCCAGCGGAACCGAGAGTGCTCCGGGCCAGAAAGACCCGGCAAAGATCGCGGCGTTTGTCGACAACGCAAAAGCAGCTTGGGCTTAA
- the gnd gene encoding decarboxylating NADP(+)-dependent phosphogluconate dehydrogenase: MSGDCDFGLIGLAVMGENLALNVESRGYKVAVYNRTTDKVDALIEGRAAGKNFVGCHSIEEFVKSCARPRKLMMLVKAGPAVDAIIEQLTPYLEPGDIIIDGGNTHYADTERRTKEVEAKGFHFIGTGVSGGEEGALKGPSLMPGGSKDAWPMVKEMFQAISAKVGPNNDIPCCDWVGPRGAGHYVKMVHNGIEYGDMQLICEAYQLLKDVGGLTNDELYDVFDEWNKGELQSYLIEITRDIFSVKDGDTSDHLVDRILDVAGAKGTGKWMSQLALDLGVPSTLVTSAVFARGISAQKEARVRASSILPGPAEGDNPKLAAAVAELAGDRATFIEMVRQGLYASKIVSYAQGFVQLQAASQEHDWDLDYGQCALLWRGGCIIRAQFLDRIKEAFDDQPNLENLMLYPYFKDAMATAQPHFRAVVMAATQLGVPVPAFSTALAYYDSYRRDRLPANLLQAQRDYFGAHTYKRTDKDGVFHTEWLDLRKQPTS; the protein is encoded by the coding sequence ATGAGTGGTGATTGCGATTTCGGGCTGATCGGCCTAGCTGTTATGGGCGAGAACCTGGCCCTGAATGTAGAGAGCCGCGGTTACAAGGTTGCCGTCTACAACCGAACGACCGACAAGGTCGATGCCCTGATCGAAGGCCGCGCCGCTGGCAAGAACTTCGTCGGTTGCCACTCGATCGAAGAATTTGTGAAGTCGTGCGCTCGCCCGCGCAAGTTGATGATGTTGGTCAAAGCGGGCCCAGCGGTCGACGCGATCATCGAACAATTGACCCCGTATCTGGAACCGGGCGACATCATCATCGACGGTGGAAACACCCACTACGCCGATACCGAACGCCGCACCAAAGAAGTCGAGGCCAAGGGCTTCCACTTCATCGGCACCGGTGTTTCTGGTGGTGAAGAAGGCGCTCTGAAGGGCCCAAGCCTGATGCCAGGCGGTTCGAAAGATGCTTGGCCGATGGTCAAGGAAATGTTCCAAGCGATCTCGGCGAAGGTCGGACCGAACAACGATATCCCTTGTTGCGATTGGGTTGGCCCACGCGGTGCCGGCCACTACGTGAAGATGGTCCACAACGGGATCGAATACGGCGACATGCAGCTGATCTGCGAAGCGTATCAATTGCTGAAAGACGTCGGTGGGTTGACCAACGACGAGCTTTACGACGTCTTCGACGAATGGAACAAGGGCGAACTGCAAAGCTACTTGATCGAGATCACTCGCGACATCTTCAGCGTCAAAGATGGCGACACCAGCGACCACTTGGTCGATCGCATCTTGGACGTCGCTGGCGCCAAGGGGACCGGTAAATGGATGAGCCAATTGGCGTTGGATCTGGGCGTGCCAAGCACCCTGGTCACATCGGCAGTCTTCGCTCGCGGCATCTCGGCTCAAAAGGAAGCTCGCGTTCGCGCAAGCAGCATCCTTCCCGGACCGGCTGAAGGAGACAACCCGAAGCTGGCCGCGGCGGTTGCCGAATTGGCGGGGGACCGAGCGACCTTCATCGAGATGGTTCGCCAAGGTCTGTATGCATCGAAGATCGTCAGCTACGCCCAAGGCTTCGTCCAGCTGCAAGCCGCATCGCAAGAGCACGATTGGGATCTCGATTACGGCCAATGCGCCCTGCTGTGGCGTGGCGGTTGCATCATCCGCGCCCAGTTCCTCGATCGCATCAAGGAAGCGTTCGACGATCAACCGAACCTGGAAAACCTGATGCTGTATCCTTATTTCAAGGATGCGATGGCAACCGCTCAGCCTCATTTCCGTGCCGTCGTCATGGCAGCAACTCAGTTGGGCGTTCCGGTTCCTGCGTTCAGCACCGCGTTGGCTTATTACGACAGCTACCGCCGCGACCGCTTGCCAGCGAACCTGCTGCAAGCTCAACGTGATTACTTCGGTGCTCACACCTACAAGCGAACCGACAAAGATGGCGTCTTCCACACCGAGTGGTTGGACCTTCGCAAGCAACCGACCAGCTAG
- a CDS encoding thioredoxin family protein: protein MIPASYFHQGLPYDDFLAQHGSDLDRRKWAAVYDVCELSNAQTALIGGFVREMRVLCFAGAWCGDCVQQCPILRRIEQASEKITVRYIDRDASEELKGIMSICGAARVPQVAFFSEEDFFVGHYGDRTLARYRQMADQLAGAACGSGIVTADDPVQAAVIQEWINEFERTQLMLRTSARLREKHGD, encoded by the coding sequence ATGATCCCCGCGAGCTACTTCCACCAAGGTCTTCCCTACGACGACTTTCTGGCCCAACACGGATCGGATCTCGATCGGCGCAAGTGGGCGGCTGTCTACGATGTGTGTGAACTGTCCAACGCGCAAACCGCGTTGATCGGCGGGTTTGTTCGCGAGATGCGAGTCCTCTGTTTCGCGGGAGCTTGGTGTGGCGATTGCGTGCAACAGTGCCCGATCCTGCGACGGATCGAACAGGCCAGCGAGAAGATCACCGTTCGCTATATCGATCGCGATGCCAGCGAAGAGCTGAAGGGAATCATGTCGATCTGCGGTGCCGCTCGCGTCCCGCAAGTTGCATTCTTCAGCGAAGAGGACTTTTTTGTCGGTCACTACGGCGACCGCACGCTGGCACGATATCGTCAGATGGCGGACCAATTGGCCGGCGCGGCTTGTGGATCGGGGATCGTCACCGCGGACGATCCGGTTCAGGCGGCGGTGATCCAAGAATGGATAAATGAATTTGAACGGACCCAGCTGATGTTGCGAACCTCGGCTCGGCTTCGCGAGAAGCATGGAGATTGA